A single window of Microbispora hainanensis DNA harbors:
- a CDS encoding HelD family protein produces MPESSTGELAREQKYVAALYERLDVLRERTRGQLDAVLAQGAFGTHQNRSERDSFAVMYTQRLARLWAVENGLCFGRLDHAEGERLYIGRIGLSDDDQHRLLIDWRAPVAQPFYRATPAAPMGVTRRRHLHTRGRRVTAIDDDLLDLDSLTDADRASLNGEAALLAALGEKRTGRMRDIVATIQAEQDKIIRSDLNGVLVVQGGPGTGKTVVALHRAAYLLYTYRERLERRGVLILGPNPTFMRYIEQVLPSLGETDVLLSTVGELYPGVTAAREEPPEVAAVKGRIAMADVIARAVRERQRMPRTPVEIKLDKFTLKLDRQTLEAARSKAGRSRRPHNQARAVFVRHLLTVLTRQAARHLGRGNLDDADFADLREDLRTEEPVRVALNRLWPYLTPQQLLIGLFTDRDRMAAAGLDGPERDLLLREPPRPGEKAGETWWSPADVPLLDEAAELLGDIDEGVLRAARRAEQEREERIAYAREVLELTGLADIMDAERFAERQQAEETYLTTAERAARDRTWAFGHVIVDEAQELSEMAWRMVMRRIPSRSMTIVGDIAQTGSAAGAASWARVLDPYVAGRWREEHLSVNYRTPAELMEVAARVLELVGPDLKAPESVRETGERPWALRVAGLAEAGPVIAAEAAPGVLGEGRLVVVAPAGMTEDVGTIVRGAVPGAATGPGPAALDAPVAVLSVTEAKGLEFDSVIVVEPGRILRESPRGPSDLYVALTRATSRLGVVHVDELPEVLNGLERR; encoded by the coding sequence ATGCCAGAGTCTTCGACGGGCGAGCTGGCCCGGGAGCAGAAGTACGTCGCCGCGCTGTACGAGCGCCTCGACGTGCTGCGGGAGCGCACGCGCGGGCAGCTCGACGCCGTGCTCGCCCAGGGGGCCTTCGGCACCCACCAGAACCGCTCGGAGCGCGACAGCTTCGCCGTCATGTACACCCAGCGCCTCGCCCGCCTCTGGGCGGTGGAGAACGGCCTGTGCTTCGGCAGGCTCGACCACGCGGAGGGCGAGCGGCTCTACATCGGCCGCATCGGGCTGTCGGACGACGACCAGCACCGGCTGCTGATCGACTGGCGGGCCCCCGTGGCACAGCCGTTCTACCGGGCCACCCCCGCCGCGCCGATGGGCGTCACCCGGCGGCGTCACCTGCACACGCGGGGCCGCAGGGTCACCGCGATCGACGACGACCTGCTCGACCTCGACAGCCTCACCGACGCCGACCGGGCCTCGCTCAACGGCGAGGCGGCGCTGCTGGCCGCGCTCGGCGAGAAGCGCACCGGCCGCATGCGCGACATCGTCGCCACCATCCAGGCCGAGCAGGACAAGATCATCCGGAGTGACCTGAACGGCGTGCTCGTCGTCCAGGGCGGCCCCGGCACCGGCAAGACCGTGGTGGCCCTGCACCGTGCGGCCTACCTGCTCTACACCTACCGGGAGCGCCTGGAACGCCGGGGCGTGCTGATCCTCGGGCCCAACCCGACCTTCATGCGCTACATCGAGCAGGTGCTGCCGTCCCTCGGCGAGACCGACGTGCTGCTGTCCACCGTGGGCGAGCTGTACCCCGGGGTCACCGCGGCCCGGGAGGAGCCGCCCGAGGTCGCGGCGGTCAAGGGCCGCATCGCGATGGCCGACGTGATCGCCCGGGCCGTACGGGAGCGCCAGCGGATGCCGCGCACACCCGTGGAGATCAAGCTCGACAAGTTCACGCTGAAGCTCGACCGGCAGACGCTGGAGGCGGCCCGGTCGAAGGCCGGCCGCTCGCGCCGTCCGCACAACCAGGCCAGGGCCGTCTTCGTACGGCACCTGCTGACCGTGCTGACCCGGCAGGCCGCCCGACACCTGGGCCGCGGCAACCTCGACGACGCCGACTTCGCCGACCTGCGCGAGGACCTGCGCACCGAGGAGCCGGTGCGGGTGGCGCTCAACCGGCTGTGGCCCTACCTCACGCCGCAGCAACTCCTGATCGGCCTGTTCACCGACCGCGACCGGATGGCGGCGGCCGGGCTGGACGGGCCGGAGCGCGACCTGCTGCTGCGCGAGCCGCCCAGACCGGGGGAGAAGGCGGGGGAGACCTGGTGGAGCCCGGCCGACGTGCCGCTGCTCGACGAGGCCGCGGAGCTGCTCGGGGACATCGACGAAGGGGTGCTGCGGGCGGCGCGGCGGGCCGAGCAGGAGCGCGAGGAGCGCATCGCCTACGCCCGCGAGGTGCTGGAGCTGACCGGCCTGGCCGACATCATGGACGCCGAGCGCTTCGCCGAACGGCAGCAGGCCGAGGAGACCTACCTCACCACCGCCGAGCGGGCCGCCAGGGACCGCACGTGGGCCTTCGGTCACGTGATCGTGGACGAGGCACAGGAGCTGTCCGAGATGGCCTGGCGGATGGTCATGCGCCGCATCCCGAGCCGGTCCATGACGATCGTCGGCGACATCGCCCAGACCGGGTCGGCCGCGGGCGCGGCGAGCTGGGCCCGGGTCCTCGACCCGTACGTCGCGGGCCGCTGGCGCGAGGAGCACCTCAGCGTCAACTACCGCACCCCCGCCGAGCTGATGGAGGTCGCCGCCCGCGTGCTCGAACTCGTCGGCCCCGACCTGAAGGCGCCGGAGTCGGTGCGGGAGACGGGCGAGCGGCCGTGGGCCCTGCGGGTCGCCGGCCTCGCGGAGGCGGGCCCGGTGATCGCGGCGGAGGCGGCGCCGGGGGTCCTGGGGGAGGGCCGCCTCGTGGTCGTCGCACCGGCGGGGATGACCGAGGACGTCGGAACGATCGTACGGGGTGCCGTTCCGGGCGCGGCCACCGGCCCCGGCCCGGCCGCGCTGGACGCCCCCGTGGCGGTGCTGTCGGTGACCGAGGCCAAGGGGCTGGAGTTCGACTCGGTGATCGTGGTGGAGCCCGGCCGCATCCTGCGCGAGTCGCCGCGCGGCCCGAGCGACCTCTACGTCGCGCTGACCCGGGCCACGAGCCGCCTCGGCGTGGTCCACGTGGACGAACTGCCCGAGGTCCTGAACGGTCTCGAACGTCGCTGA
- a CDS encoding ROK family transcriptional regulator produces MTRPIAGTPSLLRAINDRAALMVLLERGPLTRPELGALTGLSKPTASQLLARLQEAGLVVLDGIREGLPGRTAELYRINPRAAHVAALDVTPARIAAAVADVTGAVVAEHRLATPGRAGGDVVERVRAALTGACGPAGLDPTELSRVVVGIGGAVDPSTGRLGYAAHIPGWHIPDLIGTLRDGIGVPIDVENDVNLVAQAERSRGSARGHQDYVLLWADEGIGAALVIGGRLHRGATGGAGEVGYMPVVGAPTARDVGRRANHGFQALSGGPAVLALMRAHGLRGSTPSGAVRNAAALAGRGGPDGESAREALRELAGRLAMGLAAITAVVDPEVVVLSGGVLLAGGEVLRESVERELHALTIPRPRVLLSTLEGNPVLAGALDLALGAVREELFGPVNSPVNGPANGAVNTSPSPH; encoded by the coding sequence ATGACCCGGCCCATCGCGGGGACGCCCAGCCTGCTGCGCGCGATCAACGACCGCGCCGCGCTGATGGTCCTGCTCGAACGCGGCCCGCTGACCCGGCCCGAGCTGGGGGCGCTCACCGGCCTGTCCAAGCCGACCGCCTCCCAGCTCCTGGCCCGGCTCCAGGAGGCCGGCCTGGTCGTCCTCGACGGCATCCGCGAGGGCCTGCCGGGCCGTACGGCCGAGCTCTACCGGATCAACCCCCGCGCGGCGCACGTGGCGGCGCTGGACGTCACGCCGGCGCGGATCGCCGCGGCGGTCGCGGACGTCACCGGCGCGGTCGTCGCCGAGCACCGGCTGGCCACCCCGGGCCGCGCCGGCGGCGACGTGGTCGAGCGGGTCCGGGCCGCGCTCACCGGGGCGTGCGGCCCGGCCGGGCTCGACCCGACGGAGCTGAGCCGGGTGGTCGTCGGCATCGGCGGCGCCGTCGACCCCTCGACCGGCAGGCTCGGCTACGCCGCCCACATCCCCGGCTGGCACATCCCCGACCTGATCGGGACCCTCCGCGACGGGATCGGCGTGCCGATCGACGTGGAGAACGACGTCAACCTCGTCGCGCAGGCCGAGCGGTCCCGGGGCAGCGCCCGGGGCCACCAGGACTACGTGCTGCTGTGGGCCGACGAGGGCATCGGCGCGGCCCTCGTCATCGGCGGCCGCCTCCACCGCGGGGCGACCGGCGGCGCGGGCGAGGTGGGCTACATGCCCGTGGTCGGCGCCCCCACCGCGCGGGACGTCGGCAGGAGGGCCAACCACGGGTTCCAGGCCCTGTCGGGCGGCCCGGCCGTGCTCGCCCTCATGCGGGCGCACGGGCTGCGCGGCTCCACGCCGAGCGGCGCCGTACGCAACGCGGCCGCCCTGGCGGGACGCGGCGGCCCGGACGGCGAGAGCGCGCGCGAGGCCCTGCGCGAGCTCGCCGGCCGCCTCGCGATGGGGCTGGCCGCGATCACGGCCGTGGTCGATCCCGAGGTCGTCGTGCTGTCGGGCGGCGTGCTGCTCGCCGGCGGCGAGGTCCTGCGGGAGTCGGTCGAGCGGGAGCTGCACGCGCTCACCATCCCCCGGCCTCGCGTGCTGCTTTCCACCCTGGAGGGCAACCCGGTCCTCGCCGGAGCCCTCGACCTCGCCCTCGGCGCCGTACGCGAGGAGCTGTTCGGCCCTGTGAACAGCCCTGTGAACGGCCCCGCGAACGGCGCGGTGAACACATCCCCTTCCCCCCATTAG
- a CDS encoding ABC transporter substrate-binding protein has product MKRLLSLPVALSVGAGLAALTACTAGTESGPPEVARSGASHEPVTIEFWHGFSADNELKAFDETLAGFQKKFPWITVKATKAVQDDQILQSVRGGNPPDVALSFTTDSVAQFCKAGIFQDLNPYLKASGIDPATLFPKVIAEYTEYQGKRCVMPMLADTYGLYYNKALMKGHEPPKTMSELAELARTLTVKDDKGDIKVAGFVPTSQMYENAPIHTGVMVGAKWINPDGTSAIGSDPQWKKLMTWQKDLTDWYGYDKLEKFRKSFGDEWSAENPFNTGKVAMAIDGEWRTAMLAADAPGLDYGTAPLPVADDQAQRYGAGYITGTVIGVPRGAGHPEAAWELVKYLTTDTDSLVTLSNAIRNVPSTLPALQSPALKKDPNFQTFLDVFANPSSTTMPAHLNSVFNQQTLQEAQIKWESGRASDLDALLADVDKKINEKLKLTAGG; this is encoded by the coding sequence ATGAAACGCCTTCTCTCCCTCCCCGTGGCACTCTCCGTCGGGGCCGGGCTGGCCGCGCTCACCGCCTGTACGGCGGGCACCGAGAGCGGGCCGCCCGAAGTGGCCCGGAGCGGGGCGAGCCACGAGCCGGTCACCATCGAGTTCTGGCACGGTTTCAGCGCCGACAACGAGCTCAAGGCGTTCGACGAGACCCTCGCCGGCTTCCAGAAGAAGTTCCCGTGGATCACGGTCAAGGCGACCAAGGCCGTCCAGGACGACCAGATCCTGCAGTCCGTGCGCGGCGGCAACCCGCCCGACGTGGCCTTGTCGTTCACCACCGACAGCGTCGCCCAGTTCTGCAAGGCCGGGATCTTCCAGGACCTCAACCCCTACCTGAAGGCGAGCGGCATCGACCCGGCGACGCTGTTCCCCAAGGTGATCGCCGAATACACGGAATATCAGGGCAAGCGCTGCGTGATGCCCATGCTGGCCGACACGTACGGCCTCTACTACAACAAGGCGCTGATGAAGGGCCACGAGCCGCCGAAGACGATGAGCGAGCTGGCCGAGCTCGCCAGGACGCTGACGGTCAAGGACGACAAGGGCGACATCAAGGTCGCCGGGTTCGTCCCGACGAGCCAGATGTACGAGAACGCGCCCATCCACACCGGCGTGATGGTCGGCGCGAAGTGGATCAACCCCGACGGCACCTCGGCCATCGGCTCCGACCCGCAGTGGAAGAAGCTGATGACCTGGCAGAAGGACCTGACCGACTGGTACGGCTACGACAAGCTCGAGAAGTTCCGCAAGAGCTTCGGCGACGAGTGGTCGGCCGAGAACCCGTTCAACACGGGCAAGGTCGCCATGGCCATCGACGGCGAGTGGCGCACCGCCATGCTCGCCGCCGACGCCCCCGGCCTCGACTACGGCACCGCGCCGCTGCCGGTGGCCGACGACCAGGCCCAGCGGTACGGCGCGGGCTACATCACCGGCACCGTCATCGGCGTCCCGCGCGGCGCCGGGCACCCGGAGGCCGCCTGGGAGCTGGTGAAATATCTCACCACCGACACCGACTCACTGGTGACGCTGTCTAACGCGATCAGGAACGTGCCGAGCACGCTGCCCGCACTCCAGTCGCCCGCCCTCAAGAAGGACCCGAACTTCCAGACCTTCCTCGACGTCTTCGCCAACCCCAGCAGCACGACGATGCCGGCCCACCTCAACTCCGTCTTCAACCAGCAGACGCTGCAGGAGGCGCAGATCAAGTGGGAGTCGGGCCGCGCGTCCGACCTCGACGCGCTGCTCGCCGACGTGGACAAGAAGATCAACGAGAAGCTCAAGCTCACGGCGGGCGGCTGA